From Quercus lobata isolate SW786 chromosome 1, ValleyOak3.0 Primary Assembly, whole genome shotgun sequence, one genomic window encodes:
- the LOC115981154 gene encoding elongation factor-like GTPase 1 — MSDSDSNSNSNSDTETRKIRNICILAHVDHGKTTLADHLIAASGGGVLNPKLAGRLRFMDYLDEEQRRAITMKSSSIALRYKHHSINLIDSPGHMDFCSEVSTAARLSDGALILVDAVEGVHIQTHAVLRQCWIEKLSPCLVLNKIDRLICELRLSPLEAYTRLLRIVHEVNGIVSGYKSEKYLSDVDSVLAGSLGEAGSGGGDESFEFVEDDEEDTFQPQKGNVVFVCALDGWGFGVHEFAEFYASKLGASAAVLEKALWGPRYFNPKTKMITGKKGVGGGSKARPMFVQFVLEPLWQVYQVALDGEGDKGVLEKVIKSFNLSVPARELQNKDPKVVLQSVMSRWLPLSEAILSMVVKCMPDPIAAQSFRVSRLLPKREILNNGVDSNVLAEAELVRKSVEACDTRPEAPCVAFVSKMFAVPMKMLPQRGLHGEFINNSAESGEGESDECFLAFARIFSGVLCSGQRVFVLSALYDPLKGESMQKHVQVAELQSLYLMMGQGLNLVASAKAGNVVAIRGLGQHILKSATLSSTRNCWPFSSMVFQVAPTLRVAIEPSDPADMGALLKGLKLLNRADPFVEVSVSARGENVLAAAGEVHLERCKKDLTERFAKVKLEFSPPLVSFRETIEGEVSYMLENLKSLTGGLDYIEKTTPNGRCVVRVQVMKLPPTLTKMLDDSSDLLGDIIGVKSGQTNKGLDTQRSSILEDENPIEALKKRIMDAVEKDILLMTETDKDRAEKCRAKWLKLLKKIWALGPRQIGPNILFTPDFKRKGVDSFVLIRGSSHVSQRLGFVDDSIDGDKAAETSSEVTQALSMEAEHLESSVVTGFQLATAAGPLCDEPMWGLAFVVEAYISPFIGQANESETSHQQQAEQYGIFTGQVITAVKDACRAIVLQKKSRLVEAMYFCELNTPPEYLGPMYAVLGRRRARVSKEIMQEGSPLFTVHAYVPVSESIGFADELRRWTSGAASVLLVLSHWEELPQDPFFVPKTEEEIEEFGDGSSVPPNTARKLIDSVRRRKGLPVEEKVVQHATKQRTLARKV; from the coding sequence atgagcGATTCCGATTCTAATTCTAATTCCAATTCCGATACCGAAACTCGAAAAATCCGAAACATATGCATACTGGCACACGTGGATCACGGCAAGACGACGCTCGCCGACCACTTGATCGCCGCCTCGGGCGGCGGAGTGCTCAACCCTAAACTCGCCGGCCGCCTTCGTTTCATGGACTATTTGGACGAGGAACAGAGGCGCGCCATCACGATGAAGAGCTCTTCCATAGCTCTTCGATACAAGCACCACTCGATTAACCTCATAGACTCGCCCGGACACATGGACTTCTGCAGCGAAGTTTCCACCGCCGCTCGATTGAGCGACGGCGCTTTGATATTGGTGGACGCCGTGGAGGGCGTGCACATTCAAACCCACGCTGTTTTGAGACAGTGCTGGATTGAGAAGCTTTCGCCGTGTTTGGTTCTCAATAAGATCGATAGGTTGATTTGTGAATTGAGGTTGAGTCCATTAGAGGCGTATACTCGGTTGTTGAGGATTGTTCATGAGGTTAATGGGATTGTTAGTGGGTATAAGTCTGAGAAGTATCTGAGTGATGTCGATTCAGTGCTTGCAGGGTCGTTGGGAGAGGCGGGTAGTGGTGGTGGGGACGAGAGTTTTGAGTTTGTAGAGGATGATGAGGAGGACACATTTCAACCCCAGAAAGGGAATgtggtttttgtgtgtgcattagaTGGGTGGGGTTTTGGGGTTCATGAGTTTGCTGAATTTTATGCTTCGAAGCTTGGGGCCAGTGCTGCTGTATTGGAGAAGGCATTGTGGGGTCCTAGGTATTTTAATCCCAAGACAAAGATGATTACGGGGAAGAAAGGGGTTGGTGGAGGAAGTAAGGCTCGGCCTATGTTTGTTCAATTTGTACTTGAGCCGCTTTGGCAGGTTTACCAAGTGGCTTTGGATGGGGAGGGGGATAAAGGGGTACTTGAGAAAGTGATCAAGTCGTTTAATCTGTCTGTGCCCGCTCGCGAGTTACAGAATAAGGACCCGAAAGTTGTGCTTCAATCTGTTATGAGCCGTTGGCTTCCTTTATCGGAGGCAATACTGTCGATGGTGGTTAAGTGTATGCCGGACCCTATTGCAGCACAATCGTTTCGTGTCTCACGTTTGCTTCCAAAGAGAGAGATTCTGAACAATGGGGTTGATTCCAATGTTCTTGCAGAGGCAGAACTTGTTAGAAAATCAGTTGAGGCTTGTGATACAAGGCCTGAAGCACCGTGTGTTGCTTTTGTTTCCAAGATGTTTGCCGTGCCAATGAAAATGCTTCCACAGAGGGGTTTACATGGAGAGTTTATAAACAATTCAGCTGAAAGTGGAGAGGGTGAGTCAGATGAGTGTTTCCTTGCATTTGCTAGGATTTTTAGTGGGGTTCTTTGTTCAGGACAGAGGGTTTTTGTGCTTTCAGCTTTATATGATCCGCTAAAAGGGGAATCAATGCAGAAACATGTGCAGGTGGCTGAGTTGCAATCCTTGTATCTAATGATGGGTCAAGGCTTAAACTTGGTGGCTTCTGCAAAGGCAGGAAATGTTGTGGCAATTCGAGGCCTTGGTCAGCACATATTGAAAAGTGCAACTCTTTCATCCACAAGGAATTGCTGGCCTTTCTCGAGTATGGTATTTCAGGTTGCCCCAACTCTTAGAGTAGCAATTGAGCCATCTGATCCAGCAGATATGGGTGCTCTTTTGAAAGGCTTAAAGCTTCTAAATCGGGCAGACCCATTTGTGGAGGTCAGTGTTTCTGCAAGGGGTGAAAATGTCCTCGCAGCTGCAGGAGAAGTTCATCTAGAAAGATGCAAGAAGGATTTGACAGAGAGATTTGCCAAGGTAAAGTTGGAATTCTCTCCGCCCCTTGTGTCCTTTAGAGAGACCATTGAGGGAGAGGTATCCTATATGCTAGAGAACTTAAAGTCATTAACTGGGGGTTTGGATTATATTGAAAAGACAACACCTAATGGGAGATGTGTAGTTCGGGTACAAGTCATGAAGCTTCCGCCTACTCTAACCAAGATGCTTGATGATAGTTCTGATTTACTTGGAGATATTATTGGAGTTAAGTCTGGGCAAACCAATAAAGGTTTGGACACCCAAAGATCAAGCATTTTAGAAGATGAGAATCCTATTGAAGCACTTAAGAAACGGATAATGGATGCTGTGGAGAAAGATATTTTGTTAATGACTGAGACTGACAAAGACCGGGCTGAGAAATGTAGAGCGAAGTGGCTAAAGCTTCTTAAAAAGATCTGGGCACTTGGGCCTAGGCAGATTGGTCCAAATATCCTATTCACCCCGGATTTCAAAAGAAAGGGTGTTGACTCCTTTGTTCTTATTCGTGGTTCCTCTCATGTATCTCAGAGATTAGGTTTTGTGGATGATTCTATTGATGGTGACAAAGCTGCTGAGACATCTTCAGAAGTAACTCAAGCATTATCCATGGAAGCCGAGCATCTTGAAAGTAGTGTTGTAACTGGGTTTCAACTTGCTACTGCAGCTGGACCCTTATGTGATGAACCTATGTGGGGTTTGGCATTTGTTGTTGAGGCTTATATTTCTCCATTTATTGGGCAGGCTAATGAGTCTGAAACTTCCCACCAACAACAAGCTGAGCAGTATGGCATCTTCACAGGACAGGTTATCACAGCTGTCAAAGATGCTTGTAGGGCGATTGTGCTTCAGAAGAAGTCGAGACTTGTGGAAGCCATGTACTTCTGTGAGCTGAACACCCCTCCTGAATATTTGGGTCCCATGTATGCTGTCCTTGGTAGAAGGCGCGCCCGAGTGAGCAAGGAAATAATGCAGGAAGGTTCCCCATTGTTCACCGTGCATGCATATGTGCCGGTTTCTGAAAGTATTGGTTTTGCAGATGAGCTTAGAAGGTGGACTTCTGGAGCTGCTAGTGTTCTTCTTGTACTAAGCCACTGGGAAGAACTTCCTCAAGATCCTTTCTTTGTACCCAAAACAGAGGAGGAAATTGAAGAGTTTGGAGACGGTTCTAGTGTGCCTCCAAATACAGCTAGGAAACTCATCGATAGTGTAAGACGACGGAAAGGCCTTCCTGTGGAGGAAAAagtagtccagcatgcaacaAAGCAGAGGACCTTAGCTCGTAAAGTATAg
- the LOC115981146 gene encoding uncharacterized protein LOC115981146, giving the protein MEQRRYCLGLLFFILSCFVLLSFSGSVVVEAYKNYTVGDSLGWYDTLEKPNVNYQKWVAGKNFSLGDFLIFNTDTNHSIIQTYNLTTYKLCDYEDAQDNDTIQWSTSDPSATTLNSVTVSVPLVKEGMTYFFSSDYDGEQCKNGQHFKVNVTHGQGLPKSLENTPSEKSPGPVSPTSGDEESAPDTIVPSNFNNPHEESADKEASGSASLSMYWKLKDRTMIVILVFLGLVCLL; this is encoded by the exons ATGGAACAGAGAAGGTACTGTTTAGGCCTTCTATTCTTCATTCTCTCTTGTTTTGTTCTCCTCTCTTTTTCAGGCTCTGTTGTTGTTGAAGCTTACAAGAACTACACAGTGGGTGATTCATTGGGTTGGTATGACACCCTTGAGAAGCCCAATGTCAATTACCAGAAATGGGTTGCTGGCAAGAACTTCAGCTTGGGAGATTTCCTCA TTTTCAACACTGATACCAATCATTCAATAATCCAAACATATAATCTCACCACCTACAAACTTTGTGACTATGAAGATGCTCAAGATAATGATACCATCCAATGGTCAACCTCAGATCCATCTGCCACAACCCTAAATTCAGTGACAGTGTCAGTTCCACTGGTCAAAGAAGGAATGACATATTTCTTTTCAAGTGATTATGATGGTGAACAATGTAAGAATGGCCAGCACTTCAAAGTTAATGTAACACATGGCCAAGGGTTGCCAAAGAGTTTGGAGAACACTCCTTCAGAAAAATCCCCTGGACCAGTCAGTCCTACTTCTGGTGATGAAGAGTCTGCACCAGATACCATTGTTCCTTCCAATTTCAACAACCCCCATGAGGAAAGTGCTGATAAAGAGGCATCTGGGTCAGCTTCATTATCAATGTATTGGAAGCTAAAAGACAGGACAatgattgtgattttggttttcttagggcttgtttgtttgttatga